From Paenibacillus sp. PK3_47, the proteins below share one genomic window:
- a CDS encoding TetR/AcrR family transcriptional regulator: protein MSSASSERKHNAILDAAYELFGSGGFYETKMSEVAERAGIAKGTVYLYFKSKEDLFMAVTRRDCEGFLLQLEDKLQACGTLADKLSVIAVHHLFYYYERKQHTKLFFRAPNNNPELMAYMAQFMQDYMQAVVKVLLEGKAREPELMAESYIGMLDRLKMDIMLNPGFSEQDAHKRAEFAAGLFIHGALGSMNADEVHNLPVAEEQEEA, encoded by the coding sequence GTGAGCAGCGCATCCTCAGAGCGCAAACATAACGCTATTCTTGATGCTGCTTATGAGCTCTTCGGTTCAGGCGGTTTTTACGAAACGAAGATGTCGGAAGTGGCAGAGCGTGCGGGAATTGCAAAAGGCACGGTCTATTTATATTTCAAAAGCAAGGAAGACCTGTTCATGGCCGTTACGCGGCGTGACTGTGAAGGATTTCTGCTGCAGCTTGAGGACAAGCTTCAGGCTTGCGGCACTCTGGCAGACAAATTATCGGTTATCGCCGTGCATCATCTTTTTTATTACTATGAACGCAAGCAGCATACCAAGCTGTTCTTCCGGGCTCCCAACAACAATCCGGAGCTGATGGCTTATATGGCCCAATTCATGCAGGATTACATGCAGGCTGTAGTAAAGGTGCTGCTGGAAGGCAAGGCGAGGGAGCCTGAGCTGATGGCGGAGTCCTATATCGGGATGCTGGACCGCCTGAAGATGGATATTATGCTGAACCCCGGCTTTTCGGAGCAGGATGCGCATAAACGGGCGGAATTTGCTGCCGGGCTGTTCATCCACGGGGCATTGGGCAGCATGAACGCTGATGAGGTACATAACCTGCCTG